The window CTCTCAGTGTTGACTAATTAATACTCGAAAGTGCTGCAGATGATTTGAAATCGTTAAAAACTCAACCACAGAGTATTGTTTAACGGGGATactagtgcatctacaccacagCGCGGTGTACTATCAGTTACAGGGTGTCATTAATACATCATGGTGCGATGTAATAGCTAGTGTTGTTTAACGGGGATACTAGTGGGTCTACACCACAGCGCGGTGTACTGTTAGTTACAGGCTGTCATCAATACATCATGGTGCGATGTAATAGCTAGTGTTGTTTAACAGGGATactagtgcgtctacaccacagcgCGGTGTACTGTTAGTTACAGGCTGTCATCAATACATCATGGTGCGATGTAATAGCTAGTATTGTTTAACGGGGATactagtgcgtctacaccacagcgCAGTGTACTGTTAGTTACAGGGTGTCATCAATACATCATGGTGCGATGTAATAGCTAGTGTTGTTTAACGGGGATattagtgcgtctacaccacagcgCGGTGTACTGTTAGTTACAGGGTGTCATCAATACATCATGGTGCGATGTAATAGCTAGTGTTGTTTAACGGGGATactagtgcgtctacaccacagcgCGGTGTACTGTTAGTCACAGGGTGTCATCAATACATCATGGTGCGATGTAATAGCCAGTGTTGTTCAACGGGGATattagtgcgtctacaccacagcgCGGTGTACTGTTAGTTACAGGGTGTCATTAATACATCATGGTGCGATGTAATAGCTAGTGTTGTTTAACGGGGAtaatagtgcgtctacaccacatcGCGGTGTACTGTCAGTTACAGGGTGTCATTAATACATCATGGTGCGATGTAATAGCTAGTGTTGTTTAACGGGGATactagtgcgtctacaccacagcgCGGTGTACTATCAGTTACAGGGTATCATCAATACACCGTGATGCTGTGTAATAGCTAAGTGtgtcaccgatttatacaccgcactgcggtgtagacgcactgtaaaagtttgaataaatgtaaaatggtttgaaaaaatgtttgcgTCTAATTTCAGTTTTGCGTTTTGACTTCAATCGGTTTTACAATATTAGCAGTTATCGGACATTTCATATCAGGAATAATGATCGCTTATATAACCAGTAAGTCGACATTGTCGCGTCGGTTTCTACGGTAATGTATTGAGTTTGTAGCTACGGTAACGACGGTATCGCGTTTGTATTGTTGCAGTAATGAGTTTGTTGCTATGGCCGTGCGTCGCCTACAACAGTTTActacataaaatatatatgaaatttgaGCCGATGTTGATGCAGTTGGAAtacagtatgaaaataaacagacGGCGACACAGATCTACAAAGAGTATGTATTagagatgatgtcatagggggatttatagagGCAGACATcatttctagaagtgtctatagatcaaataaCTAgttggtaatttgatgatgtcataggggtattttatggaggcagacatcttttctagaagtgtctataaatcaaatcaatggtagacaatttgatgatgtcatagggggatttatgtaggcagacatcttttctagaagtgcctatagatcaaatcaatggtagacaatttgatgatgtcatcgaGGGATTTAtagaggcagacatcttttctagaagtgtctattaatcaaatcactggtagataatttgatgatgtcatagggggattaatAGGGGCATACATCTTTTGTGTTTATAGATCACTAGtaaacaatttgatgatgtcatagggggatttgtaaaggcagacatcttttctgttagggtctatagatcaaatcactggtagacaatttgatgatggcaTAAGAGGTATTcatggaaaatgttttattttgtttgtagAGCGTTGTGGTGATGAGGTAGAGAAGGAGGATAGTAAGGATCACGTTGAGACCGATACGGACAGCGAACTCGGCGAGTTCTGTCCGTCGTCGATCAGCGCCGAGGCGACGGCCGCGTTAGCTCGAGCGATCACCGACAGCGAGGACGAACGAGCGTCGTCTAGATCGCAGTCTCCGGAGTTAGAACCGCGCGATGATGTCGTCAATGGTACGAGTTATAATAGTTCAATCGATATGTTTTTACCGTCGACCGATTCGGCTAGTTTTCCCGGTACGTGTGGCGCCCTCTATTAATATACTACTAGCTCCACCTATTGCTTCTATAACGAGTACAACTACAGCAGGGTTCTTACGGATCAAGGAAATTCGAGTCTGCTTTGTAAATCAGGGAATaaagtcggggaatttgaaaaagagCTTTGTGCCGAATTTGGATTTATTAATCTGTAAGAACTCTGTACGACAGCATGTTggtttatgttttctaacaaGGACAGAGGCGGTCCGGACCCTCGCCATCCCATTGAGGTTGCCCTTTCCGTCAAGCTGCACTTTGACACTCATCCTTTCAGAATTAACATCTCTTTAAATACTCAAATACTGACGGAGGGACCTCACTAGTGGACCTCAATAGGAGGGACCTCACTAGGACGGACCTCACTAGTGGGCCTCACTAGTGGACCTCAACAGGAGGGATGCTAGTGGACCTCAATAGGAGGGACCTCACTATGACGGACCTCACCTGCTTTATCCcaaaaatgccttttcttttcacctGGACTCCAAATGTCCTAAATCCGCCTCTGGTATCGAATTCTCGGGTCACAAATTTACGTTCGGTATTTTCCAGATATCGAAAACGACACGGATTTGGAACCGTTTATGAGCGAGTTGGCGTTACCGTCGTACGACAGTTCAATCCTCGACGTCACAGACTCAACGCCGCCGGTTCAACAACAATTACTCGTTCCGAGAACTGTAACGCCACCTGgtgataaaaaagataaagacggcagcagcagtagcatgCATTTTAAAGAGACACATTTCAAAGAATCGTCGTCCTCGGAGGACGACGCCGATGAGACGCTTATCGCCGGTTTGAATTTCCCCGATCTGGCCGATGTGCCGAGCGAAACCGGCGCGGCGACCGAAAAAGCGATAATGGCTGCCTCGTACGCTGGATCGGTCGTCTCAAAGACAATCGGCACGGTGATGACGGGCACGATTAGCGGAATTAGTAAGATAGGTGGCGCCGTCGTTGCTCAGGTTTCGAAAAAGTCGGATTCGGAAGTTCCGTCTGCTCTTGAGGCAGATCCGTCTGCCGGAGTTGCGGATCCGTCTGCCAGTGTTGCAGACCCGTCTGCCGGAGTCGTGGATCCGTCTGCCGGAGTCGTGGATCCGTCTGCCGGAGTTGTGGATCCATCTGCCAGCGCGACAATAGGACACTCAAATACGGCTGATTCGGATTTAGCGGATTTCGAAGTTTTAGATCGCGACGAACTCGACACCGACTCGAATATTaatcaaaattgataaaacGAAAGCAAATGGGATGAATTCgactttgatgatgaaaagaatatttaacGTAAGTTAAGGCAGGCGTAGGTCGTTGATGTCAGTGCGACCATCTGCTTTTGCGACTGATTGGAAAATGTCGTACACCATCGCTGACCATTATTTTGTGACCAGTTTTGACAGATCGCTAGCAGTCACAATTCGACCTACGTCCGCCTTCTAATACTTCACGAAAAACTCATATGTAACTCATTAGTTACAGCATCAAGAACTCACATCGGACTCATGAATCAGTGTGTGAATCACTCATATTGGACTTATGAGTTTGAGTGCAAAGAACTCACTCGGAACTCATGAGCTAGAGCATAAGAGCTCACATTGAATGCAAGATTTATCGTGTATGGTACCAGTATATGACTCGCGTGGATCTCATGCTTTAGAGCATGAAGAACACTTATGGACTTCATGAGTTTGAGTATGAAGAACTCACGAGTTCAAGGGCGCATAAACAActcaaatatgtttttaaactCTGGGGCGGTTTttgtgataaaagatataactAGTCTATGGATAGGTCTTACTATTACTCATTGATCTATATAGAACGTTCCTGAAAAACGGTAGccttcataaatccccctatgacggcatgaattttttaaagttttgagTAATAGAAGCTTCCAGAGAGTTTGTCTGACTCCATAAATCCACCTAGAAATTgggagattttgaaaaagccaTCATTTCGTGTAGGGTCTCTTTGATGATGTCACGGGGgaatttatggaggcagccatcatTTCGCGAAGCGTCTATATCATTGGTGTTAGAGCTGCCGCAGTAATCAAATGATGGAAATAATCTGTAATCATTTTTCTCCGCTGGGCGACCGAGTCGTAACCTGCGGGCCCTTTAGTTGGATACATCCTTGGAAATATTCGCgcaaaaaaaactaataatcagagtaggtttttttttttcatctttaaacGTGAATTAAAAAAACGATTTTGTATTTCGTTTGGCTGTGATAGaaacgtgttttttttttattgttcaCCAACCTGTTAGGcgtgaaaatttatttttaaaaactgcAAAATTT is drawn from Tubulanus polymorphus chromosome 10, tnTubPoly1.2, whole genome shotgun sequence and contains these coding sequences:
- the LOC141912269 gene encoding reticulophagy regulator 3-like isoform X1 codes for the protein MHDNGDDYFDKLVLERRARLTRILNPMESLITRVQSVLVWEKPWISTTALIAANILFWIITHTSYRFVYIMCMTALILIISETWKKRIWPEIKVPTPEDEDKEGWTAVHPRLMSVPELCHYIAELWTTGTMLFNDFWKYRREHPAKFCVLTSIGFTILAVIGHFISGIMIAYITIMSLLLWPCVAYNSLLHKIYMKFEPMLMQLEYSMKINRRRHRSTKKRCGDEVEKEDSKDHVETDTDSELGEFCPSSISAEATAALARAITDSEDERASSRSQSPELEPRDDVVNGTSYNSSIDMFLPSTDSASFPDIENDTDLEPFMSELALPSYDSSILDVTDSTPPVQQQLLVPRTVTPPGDKKDKDGSSSSMHFKETHFKESSSSEDDADETLIAGLNFPDLADVPSETGAATEKAIMAASYAGSVVSKTIGTVMTGTISGISKIGGAVVAQVSKKSDSEVPSALEADPSAGVADPSASVADPSAGVVDPSAGVVDPSAGVVDPSASATIGHSNTADSDLADFEVLDRDELDTDSNINQN
- the LOC141912269 gene encoding reticulophagy regulator 2-like isoform X2 — translated: MHDNGDDYFDKLVLERRARLTRILNPMESLITRVQSVLVWEKPWISTTALIAANILFWIITHTSYRFVYIMCMTALILIISETWKKRIWPEIKVPTPEDEDKEGWTAVHPRLMSVPELCHYIAELWTTGTMLFNDFWKYRREHPAKFCVLTSIGFTILAVIGHFISGIMIAYITIMSLLLWPCVAYNSLLHKIYMKFEPMLMQLEYSMKINRRRHRSTKKRCGDEVEKEDSKDHVETDTDSELGEFCPSSISAEATAALARAITDSEDERASSRSQSPELEPRDDVVNDIENDTDLEPFMSELALPSYDSSILDVTDSTPPVQQQLLVPRTVTPPGDKKDKDGSSSSMHFKETHFKESSSSEDDADETLIAGLNFPDLADVPSETGAATEKAIMAASYAGSVVSKTIGTVMTGTISGISKIGGAVVAQVSKKSDSEVPSALEADPSAGVADPSASVADPSAGVVDPSAGVVDPSAGVVDPSASATIGHSNTADSDLADFEVLDRDELDTDSNINQN